In a single window of the Gossypium hirsutum isolate 1008001.06 chromosome D02, Gossypium_hirsutum_v2.1, whole genome shotgun sequence genome:
- the LOC107910244 gene encoding probable protein arginine N-methyltransferase 1 has protein sequence MQILQARQFSGERDDYIHAFVAYFDVSFTKCHKLMGFSTGPRSRATHWKQTVLYLEDVLTICEGETIIGSMTVAPNKKNPRDVDIMVKYSLSGRRCVVSRVQFYKMR, from the exons ATGCAAATACTTCAGGCAAGACAATTTTCTGGAG AGCGTGATGATTACATCCATGCTTTCGTTGCATATTTTGATGTTTCGTTTACCAAATGCCACAAATTGATGGGTTTCTCTACAG GACCAAGATCGCGAGCTACCCATTGGAAGCAAACAGTCCTATATCTAGAGGATGTGTTAACCATCTGTGAAGGGGAGACAATAATTGGGAGCATGACTGTTGCACCAAACAAGAAGAATCCCCGAGACGTTGACATAATGGTTAAATATTCATTGAGCGGACGACGTTGTGTGGTTTCGAGAGTTCAATTCTATAAGATGCGCTGA
- the LOC107908331 gene encoding uncharacterized protein encodes MNYCNKTTHTNQRNMKISSSQQSSLLECCMSGDSGITQELFQCKICHFRSQHRYCSNLYPKAGVYEVCNWCLNQEEHSKEKSQNSLKSSASSKGKNEDDNNKNKKKADNHPGAGFKGNRRNANSLKQQQLMKVPIKKPKLEEKMKRKRIIKNAYLEEKLRRTKLEEISKNGVITRHFSRNKVRRYKLLDEVSS; translated from the exons ATGAATTATTGTAATAAAACAACACATACGAATCAGAGAAACATGAAAATATCGTCGTCGCAGCAATCAAGCCTCCTCGAGTGTTGTATGTCTGGGGATTCTGGTATTACTCAAGAGCTTTTTCAATGCAAAATTTGTCATTTCAGATCTCAACACAG ATATTGCAGCAATCTGTATCCAAAAGCTGGGGTTTATGAAGTTTGTAACTGGTGTTTGAATCAAGAGGAGCATTCAAAGGAAAAGTCTCAGAATTCATTGAAGTCTTCAGCTTCATCTAAAGGCAAAAacgaagatgataataataagaaCAAGAAAAAGGCTGATAATCACCCTGGAGCTGGCTTTAAAGGCAACCGAAGAAATGCCAACAGTTTAAAGCAACAACAATTGATGAAAGTTCCCATCAAGAAACCCAAGTTAGAAGAGAAAATGAAGCGAAAAAGGATCATAAAGAATGCTTATTTAGAAGAAAAGCTTAGAAGAACAAAGTTAGAAGAGATATCGAAGAATGGGGTCATTACAAGACATTTTTCCAGAAACAAGGTAAGAAGATATAAGCTTTTGGATGAGGTTTCAAGTTAA